A stretch of Tigriopus californicus strain San Diego chromosome 11, Tcal_SD_v2.1, whole genome shotgun sequence DNA encodes these proteins:
- the LOC131890429 gene encoding phosphomevalonate kinase-like produces MAQGSPQLILLCCGKRKSGKDYLTDYLESTLPKDHTVILRLSGPLKECYARDHGLDFDQLLSATDYKEKYRLDMIQWSERIRRQDHGYFCRAAIDKYQATGFPLWIVSDCRRATDFQFFQDKYPGKCRTIRIQASDTIRESRGFVFKAGVDDKESECGLDDQPSFDHVIQNDGLGSAQEILAPVVADIKSALGF; encoded by the coding sequence ATGGCTCAAGGGTCCCCTCAATTGATCCTGTTGTGTTGCGGCAAACGCAAATCGGGCAAAGATTATTTGACCGATTACCTCGAATCCACTCTGCCCAAGGACCACACGGTTATCTTGCGCCTTTCAGGTCCACTCAAAGAGTGTTATGCCCGTGATCACGGTCTGGATTTTGATCAATTGCTCAGCGCTACCGATTACAAGGAAAAGTACCGTTTGGACATGATTCAATGGTCGGAGCGGATCAGGCGTCAAgatcatggatacttttgtcGTGCGGCCATTGACAAGTATCAGGCGACAGGATTCCCCTTGTGGATTGTATCAGATTGTCGCCGAGCTACGGATTTTCAGTTCTTCCAAGACAAATACCCGGGCAAATGTCGCACAATCCGGATACAGGCCTCAGATACCATTCGAGAAAGCCGGGGGTTTGTCTTTAAGGCCGGAGTAGATGATAAGGAGAGTGAATGTGGCTTGGACGACCAGCCCAGTTTTGATCATGTCATCCAAAATGACGGGCTTGGGTCGGCCCAGGAGATTTTGGCACCGGTGGTGGCGGATATCAAGAGTGCTTTGGgattttga